From Leptodactylus fuscus isolate aLepFus1 chromosome 11, aLepFus1.hap2, whole genome shotgun sequence, one genomic window encodes:
- the PPP1R14A gene encoding protein phosphatase 1 regulatory subunit 14A — translation MAANKVGKRLINKNHSPSRSRDSGQAIQRRQARVTVKYDRKELQKRLDVEKWIDESLEQLYQGREMDMPDEVNIDDLLDVETDEERRSSLQVILSSCTNNTEAFIRDLLLKLKGLQKQTHLRKNGLEISSEEQIQELA, via the exons ATGGCTGCAAATAAGGTTGGAAAAAGACTGATCAATAAAAACCATTCCCCATCCCGAAGCAGAGACTCAGGGCAAGCCATACAGAGGAGACAAGCCCGGGTGACCGTCAAGTATGACCGCAAGGAGCTGCAGAAGAGGCTGGACGTGGAGAAGTGGATAGACGAGAGCCTGGAGCAGCTGTACCAAGGCAGG GAAATGGACATGCCCGATGAGgtgaatattgatgaccttttggACGTAGAGACAGATGAGGAGAGAAGAAGTAGCTTACAG GTCATCCTCAGTTCCTGCACTAACAATACAGAG GCATTTATTCGGGATCTGCTGTTGAAGTTGAAGGGGCTTCAGAAACAAACACATCTAAGGAAGAACGGTCTGGAGATCAGCAGTGAGGAGCAGATCCAGGAACTTGCATGA